From the Lathyrus oleraceus cultivar Zhongwan6 chromosome 4, CAAS_Psat_ZW6_1.0, whole genome shotgun sequence genome, one window contains:
- the LOC127076626 gene encoding glutamate--tRNA ligase, chloroplastic/mitochondrial has product MMTVLSNGSPWTKLVTPSFPFQFLHQSHAYTSRILSFPRKFSVNALSQQSLPVRVRFAPSPTGNLHVGGARTALFNYLFARSKGGKFVLRIEDTDLERSTRESEEAVLRDLSWLGLDWDEGPGVGGDYGPYRQSERNSLYKEYAEKLLQSGQVYRCFCSNEELEKMKEDAKLKQLPPVYTGKWAYATDKEVEEELAKGTPYTFRFRVPKGSLKISDLIRGEVSWNLDTLGDFVIMRSNGQPVYNFCVTVDDATMAISHVIRAEEHLPNTLRQALIYKALEFPMPNFAHVSLILAPDRSKLSKRHGATSVGQYREMGYLPEAMTNYLALLGWGDGTENEFFSLDKLVERFTIERVNKSGAVFDSTKLRWMNGQHLRARPSEDLNKLIAERWKTSGMLTISEGPFVDDSIQLLKDGIDLITDADTALSNLLSYPLHSTLQSHEAEPVIQDNLPEFCASFLAAYDSGDLLRALEEGQAGWKNWVKGFGKSLKRKGKSLFMPLRLLLTGKLHGPDIGATVVLLYKAGTSDIIASEVGFVTIDERVKVLRQINWETLSKEHAVKETASTV; this is encoded by the exons ATGATGACAGTGTTGAGTAATGGGAGTCCATGGACAAAGCTTGTTACACCATCTTTTCCctttcaatttcttcatcaatcaCATGCTTACACTTCACGAATCTTATCCTTTCCACGTAAATTCTCTGTCAATGCTCTTTCACAACAATCCCTACCTGTTCGTGTTCGTTTTGCTCCTTCTCCTACTGGTAACCTTCACGTTGGTGGTGCCAGAACTGCCCTCTTCAACTACTTGTTTGCCAG GTCTAAAGGTGGGAAATTTGTGTTGAGAATAGAGGATACTGATTTGGAGAGGTCTACAAGGGAATCTGAGGAGGCGGTGCTTCGAGATCTTTCTTGGCTTGGACTTGATTGGGATGAAG GGCCTGGTGTTGGTGGAGATTATGGTCCATATAGGCAATCTGAGAGGAATTCTTTGTACAAAGAATATGCTGAGAAACTTCTTCAATCCGGTCAAGTTTATCGTTGCTTTTGTTCTAATGAG GAACTAGAGAAAATGAAGGAGGATGCTAAACTAAAGCAATTGCCTCCGGTATACACAGGTAAATGGGCCTATGCAACAGATAAGGAAGTAGAAGAAGAGCTGGCAAAAGGAACTCCATATACATTCCGATTTCGTGTCCCGAAAGGAAGTTTAAAAATTAGCGACTTAATACGAGGAGAG GTTAGTTGGAATTTGGATACACTTGGAGATTTTGTGATAATGAGGAGTAATGGTCAGCCAGTTTATAACTTTTGTGTGACTGTTGATGATGCTACCATGGCTATTTCCCATGTTATCAG agCAGAGGAGCATTTACCGAACACTCTAAGGCAGGCATTAATATATAAG GCACTAGAATTTCCCATGCCTAACTTTGCACACGTTTCCTTGATTTTAGCTCCTGATAGAAGTAAATTATCAAAACGACATGGAGCAACGTCTGTCGGTCAG TACAGGGAAATGGGATACCTACCTGAGGCAATGACGAATTACCTAGCATTATTAGGTTGGGGTGATGGGACCGAAAATGAGTTCTTCTCCCTTGATAAACTTG TTGAAAGATTCACTATTGAACGTGTGAATAAAAGTGGTGCTGTTTTTGATTCCACAAAGTTAAG ATGGATGAATGGTCAACATTTAAGAGCACGTCCATCAGAGGACTTGAACAAACTTATCGCAGAGCGCTGGAAGACATCTGGCATGCTAACAATATCAGAAGGGCCCTTTGTTGAT GATTCAATTCAACTACTTAAGGATGGAATTGACTTGATAACGGATGCAGACACTGCACTTTCGAATTTGCTTTCTTATCCTCTACATTCTACTTTACAAAG CCATGAAGCCGAACCTGTCATACAAGATAATCTTCCCGAGTTTTGTGCCAGTTTCTTGGCTGCCTACGATAGTGGTGATCTGTTACGTGCGCTCGAAGAAGGCCAAGCTGGCTGGAAAAATTGGGTCAAAGGCTTCGGCAAATCACTTAAGCGCAAGGGAAAATCACTCTTCATGCCCCTTCGGCTTCTGCTGACTGGAAAACTTCACGGTCCAGATATCGGAGCTACTGTTGTATTGCTTTATAAAGCTGGGACTAGTGATATCATAGCTTCTGAAGTTGGTTTTGTGACAATTGATGAAAGAGTTAAAGTTCTTAGGCAAATTAATTGGGAAACATTGTCCAAAGAACATGCTGTGAAAGAAACTGCTTCGACTGTCTAA